One genomic region from Actinocatenispora thailandica encodes:
- a CDS encoding ABC transporter substrate-binding protein — MTGPSLSRRRLLSSVGLLGAGAAVPSLLTACGGGGGGSAGNGTGTVKLWIDITGDANQQYFTDKVQGGFEKAYPKITMKTTYYKGQDLRRLVQTALQSRSGPDIVRGPAATQTMAWSKAHVLADLTPYAKKWGWNGKLAEWAINAFTVDGKLYALPMRVDTMLLYYNKTLFEQKGWSKPQNRSELEEFAKEAAGHGIVPFGSSNTDWAAASEWLMTVFWNNVSGPEAVYQALTGKAKFSDPVFVDAVTLLKSYFDKGWIGGSVAKYFSVPAAEVGANFGKGKVATVPQGEWYMSNVGQFFGSKAGNDNDWDWMPVPPLSSSVQPNTFPIGIGGSFAINQASKNQDAAANFLDWYYGDKSAALGRMADVPATYNIPITFSDSDIPSRIDPRAKRVLTSLNTAIDTGNYGYVTWTWWPPKSDTFVFQGLEKVLTNKMTPAAYCKQLATLFDQERQQGTIPKLMPRGAAK; from the coding sequence ATGACTGGACCATCCCTGAGCCGTCGTCGTCTGCTGTCCAGCGTCGGCCTGCTCGGTGCCGGCGCCGCCGTGCCGAGCCTGCTCACCGCGTGCGGCGGTGGCGGCGGCGGATCGGCCGGCAACGGTACCGGCACCGTCAAGCTGTGGATCGACATCACCGGCGACGCCAACCAGCAGTACTTCACCGACAAGGTGCAGGGCGGCTTCGAGAAGGCGTACCCGAAGATCACCATGAAGACCACCTACTACAAGGGCCAGGACCTGCGCCGACTGGTGCAGACCGCGCTGCAGTCCCGATCCGGCCCGGACATCGTGCGCGGCCCCGCCGCCACCCAGACGATGGCGTGGAGCAAGGCGCACGTGCTCGCCGACCTCACCCCGTACGCGAAGAAGTGGGGCTGGAACGGGAAGCTCGCCGAGTGGGCGATCAACGCGTTCACCGTGGACGGCAAGCTCTACGCGCTGCCGATGCGGGTGGACACGATGCTGCTGTACTACAACAAGACGCTGTTCGAGCAGAAGGGCTGGAGCAAGCCGCAGAACCGCTCCGAGCTGGAGGAGTTCGCCAAGGAGGCCGCCGGGCACGGCATCGTCCCGTTCGGCTCGTCCAACACCGACTGGGCCGCGGCGAGCGAGTGGCTGATGACGGTGTTCTGGAACAACGTCTCCGGCCCGGAGGCGGTGTACCAGGCGCTGACCGGCAAGGCGAAGTTCTCCGACCCGGTGTTCGTCGATGCGGTGACGCTGCTCAAGTCGTACTTCGACAAGGGCTGGATCGGCGGCAGCGTCGCCAAGTACTTCTCGGTACCGGCGGCCGAGGTCGGCGCGAACTTCGGCAAGGGCAAGGTGGCCACCGTCCCGCAGGGCGAGTGGTACATGAGCAACGTCGGGCAGTTCTTCGGCTCGAAGGCCGGCAACGACAACGACTGGGACTGGATGCCGGTGCCGCCGCTGTCCTCGTCGGTGCAGCCGAACACGTTCCCGATCGGGATCGGCGGGTCGTTCGCCATCAACCAGGCCAGCAAGAACCAGGACGCCGCGGCGAACTTCCTCGACTGGTACTACGGCGACAAGTCCGCGGCGCTGGGCCGGATGGCGGACGTGCCGGCCACCTACAACATCCCGATCACGTTCTCCGACAGCGACATCCCGTCCCGCATCGACCCGCGCGCCAAGCGGGTGCTCACCTCGCTCAACACCGCGATCGACACCGGCAACTACGGGTACGTGACCTGGACCTGGTGGCCGCCGAAGTCAGACACGTTCGTCTTCCAGGGCCTGGAGAAGGTGCTGACGAACAAGATGACCCCGGCCGCGTACTGCAAGCAGCTGGCGACCCTGTTCGACCAGGAGCGGCAGCAGGGCACCATCCCGAAGCTGATGCCGCGCGGGGCGGCGAAGTGA
- a CDS encoding carbohydrate ABC transporter permease, with amino-acid sequence MTAAPAPGGTALAAPPRSGARRLRLRRGLIGWAFLAPLLVLNVIVVLGPSLATVWYSFTDWSGIGPAKFVGGANYVRAVTDPAVREALLHNAIWFVLFLFVPMALGLLGAHLINQVTRFRMLYRTLFFIPYVTASVINAAIWKMLLSPDSGIGHTLGIDQAWLGDPKTSLYAVNFVVDWHWWGFLAVIFFAAMQGVDVQLYEAARLDGAGRWRQFLSVTLPGIRPTMIFVVLMTIIWSLKAFDYIFIMTHGGPANSSDVVSTLMYDQAFNQYSAGYAAALGLSMTVIVGLVLAVYQFLRRKGWEE; translated from the coding sequence GTGACCGCCGCCCCGGCGCCCGGCGGTACCGCGCTGGCCGCTCCGCCGCGCTCCGGTGCGCGGCGGCTGCGGCTGCGACGTGGGCTGATCGGCTGGGCGTTCCTCGCTCCGCTGCTGGTCCTCAACGTCATCGTGGTGCTCGGGCCCTCGCTCGCCACCGTCTGGTACTCGTTCACCGACTGGTCCGGCATCGGGCCGGCGAAGTTCGTCGGTGGGGCCAACTACGTCCGGGCGGTCACCGACCCGGCGGTGCGCGAAGCGTTGCTGCACAACGCGATCTGGTTCGTGCTGTTCCTGTTCGTACCGATGGCGCTGGGGCTGCTCGGCGCGCACCTGATCAACCAGGTGACGCGGTTCCGGATGCTGTACCGCACGCTGTTCTTCATCCCGTACGTGACGGCCAGCGTGATCAACGCGGCGATCTGGAAGATGCTGCTGTCCCCGGACAGCGGGATCGGGCACACGCTGGGCATCGACCAGGCATGGCTCGGCGACCCGAAGACCTCGCTGTACGCGGTGAACTTCGTGGTCGACTGGCACTGGTGGGGGTTCCTCGCGGTGATCTTCTTCGCCGCGATGCAGGGCGTCGACGTCCAGCTGTACGAGGCGGCGCGGCTGGACGGCGCGGGCCGTTGGCGCCAGTTCCTGTCGGTGACCCTGCCCGGCATCCGGCCCACGATGATCTTCGTGGTGCTGATGACGATCATCTGGTCGCTCAAGGCGTTCGACTACATCTTCATCATGACCCACGGCGGTCCGGCCAACTCGTCCGACGTGGTGTCGACGCTGATGTACGACCAGGCCTTCAACCAGTACTCGGCCGGCTACGCCGCCGCGCTGGGCCTGTCCATGACCGTGATCGTGGGCCTTGTGCTGGCCGTGTACCAGTTCCTGCGGCGCAAGGGGTGGGAAGAATGA
- a CDS encoding carbohydrate ABC transporter permease, whose protein sequence is MSSTVIERRGSALRPGTAPRRRRRRNLHFPAYLVLTVLALFAIGPAVLMVFNAFKSNAQIGASPLAPPTSLSWSNFSIAWQQGDFGATMRNSAILVVGSAAGTCVIAGLAAYALSHLDLPGRGGVITYLFLASSMPVQLFVVPLFSLWTDLGLTDNLFGLIVIYWATDAPFATLLLRSFLLKVPKEYVEAGRLDGASEVQIARRVMLPLAWPGLMTVALVVGLWAWNEFFWAITFIHDPAKRPISTSFMAFQDENSTNWGLSSAAALFMLVPILILFLVLQRRFVAGLTSGGLK, encoded by the coding sequence ATGAGCAGCACCGTCATCGAACGACGCGGTTCGGCGCTGCGGCCCGGCACCGCGCCGCGGCGCCGTCGCCGCCGCAACCTGCACTTCCCGGCGTACCTGGTGCTGACCGTGCTCGCCCTGTTCGCGATCGGGCCGGCGGTGCTGATGGTGTTCAACGCGTTCAAGTCCAACGCGCAGATCGGCGCCAGCCCGCTGGCCCCGCCGACGTCGCTGAGCTGGAGCAACTTCAGCATCGCCTGGCAGCAGGGCGATTTCGGTGCCACGATGCGCAACAGCGCCATCCTGGTGGTCGGCTCGGCCGCCGGTACCTGCGTGATCGCCGGCCTCGCCGCGTACGCGCTGTCGCACCTGGACCTGCCCGGCCGCGGTGGCGTCATCACCTACCTGTTCCTGGCCTCCTCGATGCCGGTGCAGCTGTTCGTGGTGCCGCTGTTCTCGCTGTGGACCGACCTGGGGCTGACCGACAACCTGTTCGGGCTGATCGTCATCTACTGGGCGACCGACGCGCCGTTCGCGACGCTGCTGCTGCGCTCGTTCCTGCTCAAGGTGCCCAAGGAGTACGTCGAGGCGGGCCGGCTGGACGGCGCGTCGGAGGTGCAGATCGCCCGCCGGGTGATGCTGCCGCTGGCCTGGCCCGGCCTGATGACCGTCGCGCTGGTGGTCGGGCTGTGGGCGTGGAACGAGTTCTTCTGGGCGATCACGTTCATCCACGACCCGGCCAAGCGGCCCATCTCCACCAGCTTCATGGCCTTCCAGGACGAGAACTCGACGAACTGGGGGCTGTCCAGCGCGGCGGCGCTGTTCATGTTGGTACCGATCCTGATCCTGTTCCTCGTGCTGCAGCGACGGTTCGTCGCCGGCCTGACCTCTGGTGGTCTGAAGTGA
- a CDS encoding sulfatase, which translates to MSTAPVPAADRPNVILIIADQLRRQALGCYGDPNVATPHIDALADSGARFDAACSTYPVCVPYRFSLMTGEYAHTRFIPAIEWRMSPAERTLADEFNEHGYDTALFGKWHLYGNFGHYPGHTVVKASRTPVPRPFQGRFGTFTGFDICNDPYDTWYSTNDEPTMHKIEGYQTDALFSMASDYATAARDKPYAMVLSVEPPHPMFTAPQEYLDRWRGRELTLRDNVELDKDYKIRARGDGNRDLLDDLRSYYAAIENLDDNVGRLVESLRAAGTLENTVIALTADHGELLGCHGLLAKQRPWEESIGIPLIVGNLGAGGRVIADPVGTEDLFPTLLGLAGITPRDPKPGLDLAPIARGGTDALDREGVLLEFVAEMRPNIPFHEQTWRGIRTGRYKYTVLGGADGGKPWQFFDLENDPYELTNLVDDPAQTQLLRHHHQLLRDRMAETYDHYVLAPAFGVPGLNEWDANAEHRLRFG; encoded by the coding sequence GTGAGCACTGCACCGGTCCCCGCGGCCGACCGTCCCAACGTCATCCTGATCATCGCCGACCAGCTGCGGCGGCAGGCGCTCGGCTGCTACGGCGACCCGAACGTCGCCACCCCGCACATCGACGCGCTCGCCGACTCCGGTGCCCGGTTCGACGCGGCCTGCTCGACCTACCCGGTGTGCGTGCCGTACCGGTTCTCGCTGATGACCGGCGAGTACGCGCACACCCGGTTCATCCCGGCGATCGAGTGGCGGATGTCGCCGGCCGAACGCACCCTGGCCGACGAGTTCAACGAGCACGGCTACGACACCGCGCTGTTCGGCAAGTGGCACCTGTACGGCAACTTCGGGCACTACCCGGGGCACACCGTGGTGAAGGCGTCCCGCACCCCGGTGCCGCGGCCGTTCCAGGGCCGGTTCGGCACCTTCACCGGCTTCGACATCTGCAACGACCCGTACGACACCTGGTACTCCACCAACGACGAGCCCACGATGCACAAGATCGAGGGCTACCAGACCGACGCGCTGTTCTCGATGGCGTCGGACTACGCGACCGCGGCACGCGACAAGCCGTACGCCATGGTGCTGTCGGTCGAACCGCCGCACCCGATGTTCACCGCACCGCAGGAGTACCTGGACCGGTGGCGGGGCCGCGAGCTGACCCTGCGGGACAACGTCGAGCTGGACAAGGACTACAAGATCCGCGCCCGGGGTGACGGAAACCGGGACCTGCTGGACGACCTGCGCTCCTACTACGCGGCGATCGAGAACCTGGACGACAACGTGGGCCGGCTCGTCGAGAGCCTGCGCGCTGCGGGGACACTGGAGAACACGGTCATCGCGCTGACCGCAGACCACGGCGAACTGCTCGGCTGCCACGGCCTGCTCGCCAAACAGCGACCGTGGGAGGAGTCGATCGGCATCCCGCTGATCGTCGGCAACCTCGGTGCCGGCGGCCGGGTGATCGCCGACCCGGTCGGTACCGAGGACCTGTTCCCGACGCTGCTCGGCCTCGCCGGCATCACCCCGCGAGATCCGAAGCCGGGGCTGGATCTCGCGCCGATCGCCCGCGGCGGCACCGACGCGCTGGACCGCGAGGGCGTGCTGCTGGAGTTCGTGGCCGAGATGCGGCCCAACATTCCGTTCCACGAGCAGACCTGGCGCGGCATCCGCACCGGGCGCTACAAGTACACCGTGCTCGGCGGTGCGGACGGCGGGAAGCCCTGGCAGTTCTTCGACCTGGAGAACGACCCGTACGAGCTGACCAACCTTGTCGACGATCCGGCCCAGACGCAGCTGCTGCGCCACCACCACCAGCTGTTGCGCGACCGGATGGCCGAAACCTACGACCACTACGTGCTGGCGCCCGCGTTCGGCGTACCCGGCCTCAACGAGTGGGACGCGAACGCCGAGCACCGGCTCCGTTTCGGCTGA
- a CDS encoding ADP-ribosylglycohydrolase family protein, with protein MSPTVPADYTERVYAGVLGKVIAVYLGRPYEGWRYDRIQAELGDITYYVNDRADVALKHHLLVVTDDDISGTLVFPRALRDAGVDPTSVDVGDAWLNYIVPDTSILWWGGLGNSTEHTAYLRMRAGIAPPESGSIARNGTVVAEQVGAQIFVEGFALTCPGDPAGAADLAERAARVSHDGAAIHAARVVAALVAGAFTADDMGRLLDEVVTLIPADSLIAEIHRDVRAWAADGDWKATRQRIDDRYGYHIYGGNCHVVPNHAIVIAALAHSGGAFDEAMTVVCTSGWDTDSNAGNVGAICGVFGGLAGLSRQDWRGPLADRIYLPAADGGSCVTDAAREALVLAGIGRARYGAPPAPVPAQRFHFTLPGSVQGFEVVDGAATVTNPGGRLAIDGAATVVTPTFIPPEAQRMPIYALVASPTLYPGQTIRATVEGAAQLVLRVYTGSDEPRTLEGPAGRDTELIWTVPDLDGQPVVAVGIRTAGPATLRDLTWEGAPAVRLTRPADGGAMWRRAWVPAVDRFDDRWPEPFRIVQNRGRGMLITGTRDWRDYTVTADVTPHLAAAAGLAARVQGLGRYYAVELAGEHVRLVRGVPNGEPTVLARQRYDWSYGRTYHLFLTVDGDRIRAGVDGRSLFDERDDAFDSGGVALTVTEGRTATQVVDVTQFSPTTGADPASQPGVTLPEDTP; from the coding sequence ATGTCTCCTACCGTGCCAGCGGACTACACCGAGCGCGTCTACGCCGGCGTGCTCGGCAAGGTGATCGCCGTCTACCTGGGCCGCCCGTACGAGGGCTGGCGGTACGACCGGATCCAGGCGGAACTCGGCGACATCACCTACTACGTCAACGATCGGGCCGACGTCGCGCTCAAGCACCACCTGCTGGTCGTCACCGACGACGACATCAGCGGCACGCTGGTGTTCCCGCGCGCGCTGCGCGACGCCGGCGTCGACCCCACGTCGGTGGACGTCGGCGACGCCTGGCTGAACTACATCGTCCCGGACACCTCCATCCTGTGGTGGGGCGGTCTGGGCAACTCCACCGAGCACACCGCCTACCTGCGGATGCGGGCCGGTATCGCGCCGCCGGAGAGCGGTTCGATCGCCCGCAACGGCACCGTCGTCGCCGAGCAGGTCGGCGCCCAGATCTTCGTCGAGGGCTTCGCGCTGACCTGCCCGGGTGACCCGGCCGGCGCCGCCGATCTCGCCGAACGCGCCGCCCGGGTCAGCCACGACGGCGCGGCGATCCACGCCGCCCGGGTGGTGGCCGCGCTGGTCGCCGGCGCGTTCACCGCCGACGACATGGGCCGGCTGCTGGACGAGGTGGTGACGCTGATCCCGGCGGACAGCCTGATCGCGGAGATCCACCGGGACGTGCGGGCCTGGGCCGCGGACGGGGACTGGAAGGCCACCCGGCAGCGCATCGACGACAGGTACGGCTACCACATCTACGGCGGGAACTGCCATGTGGTGCCCAACCACGCGATCGTGATCGCGGCGCTCGCACACAGCGGCGGCGCCTTCGACGAGGCGATGACCGTGGTGTGCACCTCCGGCTGGGACACCGACTCCAACGCGGGCAACGTGGGCGCGATCTGCGGCGTGTTCGGCGGCCTCGCCGGCCTGTCCCGGCAGGACTGGCGCGGCCCGCTCGCGGACCGGATCTACCTGCCCGCCGCCGACGGCGGCTCCTGCGTCACCGACGCGGCCAGGGAGGCGCTGGTACTGGCCGGGATCGGCCGCGCCCGCTACGGTGCGCCGCCGGCACCCGTACCGGCGCAGCGGTTCCACTTCACCCTGCCCGGCTCGGTCCAGGGGTTCGAGGTGGTCGACGGCGCCGCCACCGTCACCAACCCCGGCGGGCGGCTGGCGATCGACGGCGCCGCAACGGTCGTCACGCCGACGTTCATCCCGCCCGAGGCGCAGCGGATGCCGATCTACGCGCTGGTCGCGAGCCCCACGCTGTACCCGGGCCAGACCATCCGGGCCACCGTCGAGGGTGCGGCGCAACTCGTGCTGCGGGTGTACACCGGCAGCGACGAGCCACGCACCCTCGAGGGCCCGGCCGGCCGCGACACCGAACTGATCTGGACCGTGCCCGACCTCGACGGGCAACCCGTCGTGGCGGTCGGCATCCGTACCGCCGGCCCGGCCACGCTGCGCGACCTGACCTGGGAGGGTGCGCCGGCGGTCCGGCTGACCCGGCCGGCCGACGGCGGCGCGATGTGGCGCCGGGCCTGGGTCCCGGCCGTCGACCGGTTCGACGACCGCTGGCCCGAACCGTTCCGGATCGTGCAGAACCGCGGCCGGGGCATGCTGATCACCGGCACCCGGGACTGGCGCGACTACACCGTGACCGCGGACGTGACCCCGCACCTGGCCGCCGCGGCCGGCCTGGCCGCCCGGGTTCAGGGCCTCGGCCGGTACTACGCGGTCGAACTGGCCGGCGAGCACGTCCGGCTGGTGCGCGGGGTGCCGAACGGCGAGCCGACCGTGCTCGCCCGGCAGCGCTACGACTGGTCCTACGGCCGGACCTACCACCTGTTCCTCACCGTCGACGGCGATCGCATCCGCGCCGGCGTCGACGGTCGGTCGCTGTTCGACGAGCGCGACGACGCGTTCGACAGCGGCGGCGTCGCACTGACCGTCACCGAGGGCCGCACCGCGACCCAGGTCGTCGACGTCACACAGTTCTCCCCAACCACCGGCGCCGATCCGGCCTCGCAGCCCGGCGTCACGCTCCCCGAGGACACCCCATGA
- the rbsD gene encoding D-ribose pyranase, protein MRRSGLWHPRLAALAAGLGHGDLLVVADAGLPVPRGVEVVDLAVARGEPGLLTVLRPILAELVVEHATLATELTDAKLIDEIIGQLGDIAVTWTSHEELKAHTAGAAAVVRTGEDTPFSNIVLRAGVAF, encoded by the coding sequence ATGCGCCGATCGGGATTGTGGCATCCGCGGCTCGCGGCGCTGGCCGCCGGCCTCGGCCACGGTGACCTGCTGGTGGTCGCGGACGCCGGCCTGCCGGTACCGCGGGGTGTGGAGGTCGTCGACCTGGCCGTGGCCCGCGGCGAGCCGGGGCTGCTGACCGTGCTGCGGCCGATCCTCGCCGAGCTGGTGGTCGAGCACGCCACGCTCGCCACCGAGCTGACCGACGCGAAGCTGATCGACGAGATCATCGGGCAACTCGGCGACATCGCCGTCACCTGGACCTCGCACGAGGAGCTGAAGGCGCACACCGCCGGCGCCGCCGCGGTGGTCCGGACCGGGGAGGACACGCCGTTCTCCAACATCGTCCTGCGGGCGGGGGTGGCGTTCTGA